A window of the Oryza brachyantha chromosome 5, ObraRS2, whole genome shotgun sequence genome harbors these coding sequences:
- the LOC107304204 gene encoding uncharacterized protein LOC107304204: MGNSLQLPCPPCQEATAVAAAAGVVEKRRRKKQAPAGGGRSDKAKAKASRYVVVPVLDTPEREMKSAWPGCRVETGGDGMRVTVVMKRKDAAELMARLEVRCALERKARMVELNAGLTGGSNGGVMRPCRDGWAPRLASISEIN; encoded by the coding sequence ATGGGCAACAGCTTGCAGCTGCCATGCCCGCCGTGCCAGGAGgccacggcggtggcggccgccgcgggagTCGtcgagaagaggaggaggaagaagcaggcgccggccggcggcggcaggagcgACAAGGCCAAGGCCAAGGCGTCGAGGTACGTGGTTGTTCCGGTGCTTGACACGCCGGAGCGGGAGATGAAGAGCGCGTGGCCGGGGTGCCGCGTGgagaccggcggcgacggcatgcGGGTGACGGTGGTGATGAAGAGGAAGGACGCGGCGGAGCTGATGGCGAGGCTGGAGGTGCGGTGCGCCCTCGAGAGGAAGGCCAGGATGGTGGAGCTTAACGCCGGCCTCACCGGCGGCAGCAACGGCGGCGTGATGAGGCCGTGCCGAGACGGGTGGGCGCCGCGGCTCGCGAGCATATCGGAGATCAACTAG